Proteins encoded in a region of the Phoenix dactylifera cultivar Barhee BC4 chromosome 3, palm_55x_up_171113_PBpolish2nd_filt_p, whole genome shotgun sequence genome:
- the LOC103712557 gene encoding mediator of RNA polymerase II transcription subunit 27 — protein sequence MQQPQAAVSGAAPPQDPPDSGGATTEAPPKQVALAMDRLARAARLIADIRLGADHLLEALFLAADGPHHSNKTIQIILKEEASMRQHFQDLRALGRQLEDSGVLNGSLKSRGNSWGLHMPLVCPDGAVVAYAWKRQLAGQAGASAVDRTRLALKAFTDQKRRFFPLLEDEPFGHSHDGEFGVAKKQKTSHGLPTSHREELNEVKTLSDILTDLENKVPNMKIFTYQRLDWLKRASLLSSSANENSIDPSKEQSMHNPNKLRSGSVNAVAVDKVAVIELLVPSVFRAVVSLHSAGSVNPDAAAFFSPDEGGNYVHSRGLSVHHVFRHVTEHADKALQYFLSVDANTSLSLLLRWIYSYQTLFTKVCSKCGHLLLMDKSLALLLPPVHRPYRQTCTTNFNQSHSTPSAKVQNVDLNSAYHIGCSDEV from the exons ATGCAGCAACCCCAAGCGGCGGTCTCCGGTGCAGCTCCGCCCCAGGACCCACCGGACTCCGGCGGCGCCACCACGGAAGCTCCTCCAAAGCAGGTGGCTCTGGCCATGGACCGACTGGCTCGCGCCGCCCGTCTCATCGCGGACATCCGGCTGGGGGCGGATCACCTCCTGGAGGCGCTCTTCTTGGCCGCCGACGGCCCCCACCACTCCAACAAGACCATCCAGATCATTCTCAAAGAAGAGGCCTCCATGCGCCAGCACTTCCAAGATCTCCGAGCACTCG gAAGACAATTGGAAGATTCGGGAGTGTTAAATGGGTCTCTTAAATCACGAGGTAATTCTTGGGGTTTACACATGCCCCTTGTTTGCCCAGATGGTGCTGTTGTTGCATATGCTTGGAAACGTCAACTTGCTGGCCAAGCTGGTGCATCTGCGGTTGACAGAACGAG GTTAGCCCTCAAGGCATTTACTGACCAGAAGAGGCGGTTTTTCCCTCTCCTGGAAGATGAACCATTTGGCCATTCTCATGATGGGGAATTTGGAGTTGCAAAGAAACAAAAGACTTCCCACGGATTGCCGACAAGCCACAGAGAAGAGCTTAATGAAGTAAAAACTTTGTCTGATATTCTTACAGATCTGGAAAATAAGGTACCCAACATGAAAATCTTCACATATCAGCGCCTAGATTGGTTGAAAAGAGCATCCTTATTGTCGTCCTCAGCAAACGAAAATTCAATAGATCCATCCAAGGAACAGAGCATGCACAACCCAAACAAACTAAGATCAGGTTCAGTTAATGCTGTTGCTGTGGATAAGGTCGCTGTCATTGAGTTGTTAGTGCCTTCTGTTTTCAGAGCTGTGGTATCACTGCATTCAGCAGGATCTGTAAACCCTGATGCAGCAGCATTTTTCTCTCCAGATGAG GGAGGCAACTACGTTCATTCGAGAGGTTTATCAGTTCATCACGTATTTAGACATGTGACG GAACATGCTGACAAGGCATTGCAGTATTTTCTTAGTGTGGATGCTAATACATCACTTTCTCTACTTCTG cGTTGGATCTACAGTTATCAAACACTATTTACAAAGGTTTGCAG CAAATGTGGGCATCTTCTGTTGATGGATAAATCTTTAGCATTGCTCTTGCCTCCTGTTCACCGTCCCTACCGGCAAACTTGCACAACCAACTTTAACCAATCCCATTCGACACCATCAGCTAAGGTCCAGAATGTAGATCTTAACAGCGCATATCATATTGGGTGTTCAGATGAAGTCTAA